ACTAAAGAAATTTTGGTTATTGTGGTAGGCTTTATGGATGGAGAATTACtctaatttttagtattttacttaCATAATTTGATTATAATCCTTTATGTAGCTTTCAAGATATTTcaagttatttaaatataaaattattgaGTGGAAAAGCAattctctgattttccttttataaGTGGCTCAGTTTCTCATCCCAAAATTCAAGCCAGCACTGGGAGTTTAAGCCCTGTGATTAGTAAGTGATTATGGATTCACTACAAGAAATCATGCCTGTCTTACCATGTCTCTGAATGTAATGCCACTGTCATAGCACGTTCCTTATTTGCACTAGACATATCATGAACATTTCATTACTGTTTGCTTTTACCTTATCACTCAATGCTCGTAGGCCCATTCtgggaaaacaaaactgagcGAGCTTTATTTAGAGGTCGGGACAGCCGAGAAGAACGTCTCCATCTTGTCAAGTTATCCAAGGAAAATCCAGAACTACTAGATGCTGGAATAACAGGatatttcttcttcagagaaaaagaaaaagagctgggaAAGGTTCAGCTGATGGGCTTCTTTGACTTCTTTAAGGTAGCAGGCAAATTACAGTCTTGGATTAATTTTGCTATCAAGTTCTTACCAACTGAAAAAAGGCTTACTTTTGCTACTTCCATTCAGTAAACAAAACAATTATGCTACACTGGGAACACTGGTCCATGCGGGGTAGATAGACCACCTGTAATCACAGTCATAGTGTGACACACTTCTAAAGAAAGCCACTATACTTTTTTCGTGGAGTCCTTAGAGAGAgttcttgaagatttttttttttaatagattgaGAAATTTGATTTCTCACCATGAGGGTTTCTTTTATTTGGGGTAAATATGAAAACAATGGAcacaacttgtgtccattgcaaGTACATTACGGATGTCAGAAAGAGTCCTTGTAGTAACAAGttagaaaaacagatggttgtgtTTGTTGCACTTTAACACACAAGTTCCACTGCAACAGTGGTCTAAAAAGTAAAGGGGACAGAGTCCTGTAAAAAGCAATTATAATATATGGCAATTGAAGTTCTGTTCCAGAGATTAATATATCAGAAATGCTGTAACAGCCAAGAGCATCTGCCAGAGCAGTACATTCATGGTTACTTTCAGTATaatgtttcagattattttatataataatatatgttTCAGATTATTCTACATAATAATATAATTTTGAGTCAgaataaatttactctttttgAATTTAAgtatagattatttttatttcctacccAGCTCTACCCCTTGCTCCATCCCAGGACACTTTAATAGAATACCCATCAGACAGTTCATGTGACACAAAGGTTCTTGACTGTCAGTCTTGGGttgaaaacaaatcctttttCCATTATGTTATCCAGAACACCATGAAACTACACCTGCTTAACACTAAAACAGGTTTGAAGATGAGAATGAATAAACACAATCACATCTTGCctgtgaaaataatgttttaaacagTCAGTGTTCCTATTCCGATTCAAAacgtttcacttttttttcctctaccttcATATTGTAGTACAAATACCAAGTGAATGTCGACGGGACTGTAGCCGCTTACAGGTTTCCATACCTCTTGCTGGGTGACAGCCTAGTATTGAAGCAAGATTCCCAGTACTATGAACACTTCTATATTGGATTAAAACCTTGGAAACATTATGTTCCAGTTCAGAGAAACTTAGAGGACTtgctagagaaaataaaatgggcTAAGGTAAGTTCCATTACTAATTCAAGTTCAAAGTAATAAAAACATGTAAACAATTTATCTTAATActctcttctttttgtatttccaCATATGTATTTTGCTTTAACTCTATTGAGATCCTGGCATAAAGGAAGTACATTTTGTTGTTAGTGCAAGATGGGAAGGCCTTAATTCAAGTAACCATCTCTGTTCAGGGAAATACTTAAGAATTCATTTTAGGTATGTGCAGAAGTGTTTCATGAATCAGAGCCTCAGTATACTGACTAATGCAggtaattttcaaagaaatgccCAGAATCCTAGATACTACTTAATTAATTCTATCGCATTTTTAGGTCCTGACTAGAACAGAAGTCATTGCATGTTCTGTCTGAATGTACAAAAAATTTGCTACTCTGTAACATGCTCAGAATGAGAGGCTGGGATTCTGTAACCAAATAAACAGATATAATTGTGTGATTGTGAAAACACCGTTTGTGCTTTAAGTTTAGCTATTAGGTTAAAAAACATAGGAAAAGTTTCTGTTCTGAGAGTACTGTTGTTCTTCATAAAGAATCAGTTGAGAATACTAAAAGCTTTGAAATATAGACCTAAAAAACTTGAGAGTAAGTACATGAATTCaagcagagttatttttaaaagcaagacatTGAATTGCCTTGCATAGGAGAAGACaacagctgtggctttgtctTCTGTAAAACCAAGTGTGTCTGGGAGATGTCAGACCTGATTTTGAAGAGGCTTGTGGTTTGGACAAAACAGTGGAGCAGTAATCAACTGAGTTTTCAAAATTGTACAATTATCCCTGAAAGTTGTTATTGACAGCCCTAAGGTACCAGTTGTGATGATAAAAGCaatccagtatttttaaaaaatctgcaatTTAAAGTGTTCCTTTGCAGTCTACCAGTAGTTGCACATAAAGTTGCAGATCTGAATAGCCCATTTCATAAAACTTCTAATGCCAGCCAGGATTTGAGTAACTCACTGATTGCTCTATTATTCATTCGTTTTGTCTCAATTTTCCAGGAAAATGatgaagaagcaagaaaaattgCTAAAGAAGGACAATTAATGGCAAGAGAATTACTTCAGCCTCACAGGCTTTACTGCTACTATTACAAAGTGCTCCAGGTTAGTACAATAGATCACTTTATTACTTTCCCCCAACTGCTACTGCTACCAATGCTACAATTTCATATTCAGTCCTTACTTATATCAATAGCAGACACTGTTCATGCTATTCACAGGAGATCAGTGTGAAGAGCTTAGCTAAAACTTGCTTCATCATTAAAGAGGCAACCTGACATAATAGTTGTTTTACAACTATTGTTTTACAACAATCAGAGATCTTATTTTTTTTGCCCCCATCGCCCCAGTCAGACCTGTTTTCAGGTCACTTGGTATGTGGTTTCTTATAGATGTAGGAGATAATCTGTACAcaacttccttcctttttcccttcatgCTTATCCCCTCATGAGCTACGCTGCTGTATTACAAACCAATGAAtacatggaaaagaaattccAGAAGTATGGCTAGTAGAGTGGTATGGGGTGAAGCAGGCCAAATAGTCATTGCTTCCCCAGGAGATGCAAATCTCTAGTGAAAGAAGtttctgttctttgaaagtactgatttcttttccctgttttgctgTGCAGAGTTAGATCTCAGCTTCAGCAGCCATAGGTTGACACAAAGTTTGGAACTGTTCAGTGTACAAAAATGATAGCATTATCTGCTTAAAGTGGTTAGAggcacaaataattaaaatattcaaattaccATTAATAATAGGACAGGGGAAAACATTAAAGGAGGTTTTCAGAGGCAATGTAGCCTATTAGTAGGTGTGTTATAAAGACACCTTGTAAACAGGTTGTAAACAATGACATAAGGAGCCTGGATAAAGGCAAGCCTGTGagtggaagggaggaggaaaattctgtttcatgAATTACACGTTGGTGCTTATAGCATTCTTAAATGTTGTTtacatatttcagaaatatgCCAAACGCCAAGCCAGCAAACCTGAAATACGGGATGGAATGGAACTTGTACCTCAGCCTGATGACAGAGACTCAGTATGCAGTTGCCACAGGAAAAAGCCTTTAAGGGAAGATCTATAACTGTACCGGATGGAGAAAATCACCCACTTACAATGCAAGAATTTAAATAGGAATTAAGCTGTGAAATCTAAGACACTTACGCACTAGCAAACATTCTTAGTTATGTATTCTTCTTGTATTTACATATCCTTTTTCACACTGACTCTGATCTACAGTGTTGGTTCCCACAATTTTGTCTCCATGACCACCACCAGACAGATACTGAGCCTGTAATGGGGAGCGTCTAGGGGATTTGTTTGATGTACTGCATCATCAGGAAGAAGAGCACAGTGCTGCTTGTGTTCCAGCTGGGACCTAGTTACCAAAGCTTTATGAGGAACCAGTCATCCACAAAAGATCTTCCATGAGTCAGTGCAAGTTATTCTAAAGGAGCATTTGCAACATACTAAAACAGTGTTATGATTTCTTCATAAAGTTTACCTCAATGTTAGATTGTTTCTTGTATACAAAACAATTTTCTAACTagacaaagaaaatgaatatttgaGATTTACAGATATCAAATCTGGTGTTGCTTTGAGATTATTTTGTGGTCTATAACATAACAGAATAGAGAACACGATATAATATTTAtcaatttcagaggaaaatagaGAGCAGGGCGAGAGATCAGAATAGTATTTTTATAAGCACCATGGCTGTGAATCACCAAaattaaatgctgctttaaaGCAGACTGTGTAGCTATCACAATCACAGTGCTTTGAGTGCCAAGACACCACTCTGAAGACCTGTTCCTTGCCAGTGATCATGTCTGTGAATATAGGCACAGATCCACAAAAGGACTCAGGAACTTCAGGTGAGGCCAGGTGAAATACTGGTTGTCTTAGTTCAGCAATACAGTCTCCAGTGTTCTAGGCTACTTGAGTATTCACGCATCTGAAATTTGTTAGTAGAGTTTTAGACCTCCTAGGTTTAACTTCTGTGTAGAGCTAAGGATGCCACCATCTTTTTCAGTTGGGTTCATGAGTGACTTTTTCCTGCGCCTAAGTCCCCAGAGGGATCTTACCCATTTTCTGAATTTAGGTCATACCTAACCTTATACTGAGATCAGACAGCAAATCAGACTTCATCATTTTGGTTCAAACATATGACAGAAAAACCTATGCTGCGCTTTCAATGTAATAGTCTAGGGGTTACAGACCATACTAAGCAATTGGGAAGCCAGTTGTCCTCCTTGGTTTGATTCAAAGCCATTTTTCCAGAGTGCCTTAGCTCCAGACTGGAGAAGAGGTCTTCCACTGAAGTTGTGCAGCCATGAAGCTAACAGTACAAAATTCACAGGGCCAGAAGGAGCTGGTCATACCGTTGCAACAAAGTGTGCCTTTGGGTGGGGCAAAGGAAAAATCCTAGTCCTGGATGTGGCTCCCAATACCTGTGTTGATTTTTACCCGTTTGTCTACTTCAAAATGCATAAACAGTCCTGGGAGGAGACACCAATGCCAATACCAAGACCAATGCCCACAAGCACCCATTTCTGTCCTCTGCATTTTCATCTTGGCTAATGTAGCCTGCCTGAGCAGCTTCTTACTCAGCTACCCTCAGATGATGTCTTTCATGGACACCAAAATTCTCCCtacacaaaaaaagaatgaaaacatctTAAGATTGTGGACTCATCTAATTGCTTAGGTGCCCGAAGTTTAGTGCTTTACACCTCCTGCAGGCTTCATTCTTGGTTCTACACTGCAAGTTACTCtcctaaaatacataaaacaacaTTTCTGCACTAGAACAGGAAGAAAGACTAGATTTTTCAGTATGCTAAATATGGAAAGAACTTCAGGTTTCTAAAGACGTTAATGCAACTGTCTGTCAGTCATTTATTACATTATGTTAGTTAAGAAAAAACCTGGAACGTGTTGCTCTACCCATCATCCTCTTTGTTCTATCAGTCCTAGAACTTCAGACTATAAATATATGTTCAGCTCATCTGACATAAAATTTTCTACATCCAAATTCAGGAACAGGGTTCCATTGCTGAAGCTGACACTTAAAACTGAGTATGtgctcctctttccttctctgtgtaCAGTCATTTTTACTGTATGATATGATCTTATTTTGTGATATTATCCATTATACCATGTGCATTTTATATTCAGCAGTATTTATGGAAGTGGTGTGCTCAGCAAGGGCAATTAAGCAACAAAATTGAAGCAACAACGTCTTCTACCCCTCACACACCTATTTCAAACCAAAAGTCCAAAAATtatctgtttatattttaaaaaatgggaggGAACAGGGGGAGTCATGACACATACTTTAGGGTTCTTTGGAAATATCTGTGTAGGAAAACTTGCCTGGCTTGAAACAGAAGTCTCTCAAATTGGATGAAGGATCAGATAAAATTTAAATGGTcatgaatataaataaatgtgaCTATTtcatccctcctttcttccctcataaaaaaggaaaaaaactattCTAAATTCTTCTCTGCCAAAAAACCTTGCTTTTGTAATAAGCATTCCTTCAAAGCAAAGACTACTTTGTCACAGAATGCCTTACAGATGCTTTTATAGCTTTGAGGCAagaaatatcctgaaaaatatGAATACATTTATCTTCctgccaaaattaaaaaacagtagaCATGGTAGAACTTTCATTAAAAGTGTTTAGTCATTTGAGAAAATCTGGTTCAATTTATAACTACAGATCTTCCAAAGATAAAAGAAGGTAAGGCAAAGCCTCTCTTCTTTCCATTGGTGGTACTATATGCAATTTAAATTGTAATGAAGAGCAATCGTAACAATTGTCCCTCCAGGTCAGAAAATATGTCAGATCTATTTTAGTTTCATGACAAGATGATACTCATTGGCCTGGtctgttacaggaattactaAATATTCAGTAAAACCTGTTTGTACAAGTAAAGTGTAATACATAcattacacagtatttttaaactacatCATACATACACTAGAGTTTCTATTATTCTATAGTAGTTCTTGAACAGCAACTAAGTAAATCTCTTGTACACCTAACGgtggtaattttaaaaaatagttaccATACCACAGTACTGAATTTTGCTACAGTAATTTCAGCTTTAATGCACAACATAGGATTTAATATAGAGAGGAAGACCTGTCCTGTTCTCATCAATGGTAGTCATTTTTAACACACTGCAAAACTTATCACTGATGACAGAGACAGGTTTATTGGTTTGAAATCGTATGTCCTAAAGTTCAGGGCCAATATTTTCAAACATAGGAATCTACATAGAGGTAGTCTGACTTCCAAAAATGCAGAGTCTTTACTTAAGGTTCCTTATTTTCAGATCCCTTTAAACTTAACAGTAGTTTCATGCAATGAACACTCCAGAAAATTAGTCCGTTTATGTTATGTCATATATATGTTCTAATATTTAGGCACCCACATTTGGAAATACCCAACCTCAATTTCACCTTGAAATGAGAACTAGTAAATCATGATCTGTTGAACATAAAGGAGATATATATTCAATACATTTTTAGACTGTATTTTTTGAGATTTACCTCAAGATAACTAATATACTAGTTTCATTACAGTATTGTGCCAGGTCCGCCTTGTAgattcataattaaaaaaaccctataatcAAAGCTTGCCTGATGGAATGTTAGATTTAAGCATCCATCCTGGGAAGCATACGCCCGACATTTATTACATTAGAAAGTAAATTATTTAGTTAGGGAGGAGAGCTGACAGGGAAAACATACATCACCTGTTTGAGCATGTTTGAGAAGcttgcaaagaaataataaaaagaaccATTACATAAACCTAGGATATTATCAGCTCCTTTAccacttcagtttttcaaaagtGTTCTCTGTAAGGGCAGTGAAGAAGTGCaagattttatataaatatattattaagTTCACAGGATTTAACCACTAGAATCTTCTTGTCCGTGAATACTTTCATAGCATTTTAATGAGGCTATGTGAGTACTAATGCTTGACTTCTGTTTTGAGTTGTTAATAATGTAAGAAAATCTATACTGTAGAGTTATGGCactaattttgtattttgctgtaaGAGTAAGAGAGAAAGGATTATTTTGCATGTCTGTCTGAAGACATTCAAGACATCTGTAGCACACACCTTAATCGAGTCCCATCATGTGAGTGGTGATAAGGAAGAGGTGTATTAGCAagagcgtggccagcaggtcaagagagatgcttcttcccttctgtttggCAGTTGTGAGACTGCAACTGGAgtactgtattcagttttggaCTCCCCTATACAAGAAATACACTGACATAGCAGAGCAGATCCAGCCAAGGGCCACCAAGGCGATAAAGGGGTTGGGGCACATGaagtatgaggagaagctgagtgAGCAGGGTTAGGTCAGCCTTAAAAAGAGATGGCAAGGGAAAGATTACCTTGCTGAACTCTAAAGGGCAGGTGTAGAAAAGATGAAGCCAGACTTCTCAGAGGTACAGAGCAGAAGGCCTGCAAACAACAGACAAGCtgcaacatgggaaattccaactagataaggggaaaaaaatcttcacgCTGATATCCCCAAGGAGACGAAGCTTGGCCTACATGACCTCCAGATGTTCATTTATTCTATGAACTACATTTCAGTCATACAACAAGCATTTATCTAGTCACATAGCAGGAGGATAAAAACATCCAGCTTTTGAGTGTCTCCAAGAGGCAATGTAGCCTTTCTGTGCTGACACTTTTGACACTATTCATGTTTATGTCTCCCTTGATAATATTGACTAagttttgcagatattttaatGTTGGCTTACAAggctataaaattatatattaatatgaTGTATTATCACAATATGCCATAGTCATGCAGTACACAGAGGATTCAACAGAAATAGGATACATTGATTTGGCATTACATGCTTGGACTGATTGAAAGTGCAAGGCCTGCTCTTTCAAGAAGCTGAATACACACTTTACATGTATGAGACAATTACAAAAGATTTTGAGTACAGTTATGAACCatcaaagtaattaattttaagcaGTCAATGGGAATATTAATGTACTTTATAAGCTATACATATACTTAAATTCCAGCATACTCTCTAGGCCACTGGTGAGTGAGCATGACATATTCCCATCCCACTCccaacactaaaaaaaatcagtcaggaTCCATCTGTACCACAGATTTGCAATGTAGCATAGAGATACTCAAGATAGCTCAGCAGAATACCAGAAGGGCCTACCTGAAATAGGACAGAGCTTCACATGGTCACCTTCCTGCTGAAAACCTGTGGAATACATTATTCTGGATGGAACCTGGCTAAAAGCTGATCAATTCAAGCTATACTTTGTGAGACCGTAAGTTCCACTATAGCTTATGCAactcagagaggttgtgtagCATTAGCAGATGTTGTTGCTTACCTTTGGGCCAGCAGTAACCACACTTCCAGCTACTCTTTTTCTCCTCAGATGTCCAGCCAAGCTGTTACACTCCAACTGTAGCGATATGCCACCTTATGACTGATAGCCAGGATAAACCAAAATGGTTGCTACCAAGTTAGCATCCTGCAGGTCCGACACCTCATTTCATCTTGCATGTTACTCTCACCAATTTTTTCACTGTTGCAACAGAAAGGGATTTGAGTATTTTATTAACATGGAAATCTGCTGACAGAGTGAAAATGGTTTAGAGCAAAAATTGGGTTTGCTTCCAAGTGATGATGTTTTTGCTCCTATGCTCACAACCATCAGCTGTTACCTCAGGAAGAAGGTAATTTTGTCAGTACAGTTCATTTCATTtaatgagttttttaaaaaatacaaacaacaatatcccaaaccaagccaaaaaaaaccTCTGCTGGTAAAAGTTGTTActcttttaaagaaagcaagctgttacAGATACTTTGGTATATTCTTTGTAGTGAAGGCAAAGCATGAAGTGAACTTTCTAAGCAAAATAAGTTTAAAGGAATACTTCAGGAATAGTCTATACTGTATTACTGTACACTAATAGTGAACTCCAAGACTAGATAATTCACACCAGTGAAACTAAGAGTCAGGGTTACACAGTAAGATTTTATCCGCTAAAATAGAAGATACAGAAGAATCAAGAAAACATCGTATCTCTGACATAACCACTCAAGCAAAATCCTATACAGAGCTTCAACTCTTTCTGGCAGCTGTCCTTAAGACAGTTTACTTGTGCTGTTTGGTGAGGtaggttatttaaaaaatgtcaggaaTGTATGTTGCTGATAGAAGCTGCAACTCTGCCaataaattctgctttcttctgccctATGAACAAAGCTACTTTAATGTGGACTAACCCCCGCTGACCAACTCCAGCATGCCTTTTCACTACAGCCATTCCATCTTATTTACAGACTTTGGCATTTCCTCTATTCCCTGAAAGATCCACTTGTGTCTGTAAGGTAATCAACAGTCACACTGATCCAAAACTTCCTGTAACTGAACCTGAAAAGTAGGTGTAAATTTGAAATACCTGATTTGTACTTAATGATAATTATCttttcactctttaaaaaaaacaggcacTTAAAGGTGGTACAGATCACGTAGATACGACTTTATAACATATTGTAAATATTTGGCAATACTTAAATGCAAGTAGTACATATATAAGATGCAGAATAATTCTGAGCATTTCTTATGAAATAGTTTCTAAATTCTGATTacttgcaggaaaataaattttcctgTGATAAAATGTTgtatcaaataaaaaatattcccaaAGGTCCAGAAAAACTGCAACTTTTTCCTGACTATTAATAATACTGTATGTATCGTGAATCATTCACCGGAATTAAGACCATTGCTATTGCTATTTACTCTTTTGCAAGATAATGTATTTCACTCATCACAGTTCCATTCCAGTCACAGAAACA
The genomic region above belongs to Mycteria americana isolate JAX WOST 10 ecotype Jacksonville Zoo and Gardens chromosome 1, USCA_MyAme_1.0, whole genome shotgun sequence and contains:
- the POGLUT3 gene encoding protein O-glucosyltransferase 3 isoform X2; its protein translation is MRYRMYGSVRKGLKIEILYGDQHVAQSPYILKGPVYHEYCDCPEEDPEIWQNVMSCPSQEPQITKDFISFPTIDLQRMLKEIPTKFSQTRGAIVHYTILNNHIYRRSLGKYTDFKMFSDEMFLSLARKVRLPDVEFYLNVGDWPVEYRKANDTPGPIPVISWCGSVDSRDIVLPTYDVTHSTLETLRGVTNDLLSIQGNTGPFWENKTERALFRGRDSREERLHLVKLSKENPELLDAGITGYFFFREKEKELGKVQLMGFFDFFKYKYQVNVDGTVAAYRFPYLLLGDSLVLKQDSQYYEHFYIGLKPWKHYVPVQRNLEDLLEKIKWAKENDEEARKIAKEGQLMARELLQPHRLYCYYYKVLQKYAKRQASKPEIRDGMELVPQPDDRDSVCSCHRKKPLREDL